Below is a genomic region from Fusobacterium nucleatum.
AAATTAATATTTTTTAATTTTTCAAATGCTATTTCTGGATGTTTTTCTAAAATCTTATCTCCAATTAAAACTTTTTTTATTCTTCTAAAAAGTCCAGCCTTGCCTTTTCCACTATCATGTAAAAGTGCCAATTTTAAATAAATCTCCTGTGAAGATAAAATTTTATTAGACTTTACTTTTTGATATAGATTATATGAATGTATTTTGTCGTAATTTTTCATTTCAGAAAAAATTAAAAATTCCTCTTTTGATAATATCTTTTTTACTTCACTATTCCATTCTTCATTGAAATTAGAAAAAATATATAAGTAGACTTGTTTTACTCTTGAAATTAGCATACTATTGCCATTTTTCACTTAGAAGTCTACCATTATCATATTTTATTACAGTATCTAAACTTCCATCTTCTCTATATTTTTTCCAAACTCCATCTTTTCTCCAAGCTTTGTATTTTCCTTCTTCTGAAACCTTTCCATTGCTCCAATAGAATTTCCAGTCACCTGTTCCACCTTGAAAAATACTTTTATGTAAAAGATTTCCATTTCTATCATAAGATTCTATACCATTTATTTTATCATTTGAATAGTAAACTATTGATTTTAATTTACCATTTTCATAATAAGATTTTTGTTGACCATTTAATTTTCCCTTAGTATACATCTCAGATAGTAATTTTACTTGCTTTCCCTTTGCAAAATAAGCTGTTTCCCCATCTAAAAGACCATTTTTGTATTCTTCATAAGATTCAATCTTATCATCAATTACAACTCCAAATACCCCAGTAAAAGGTGTATTAGAACCTTCTTTATATGCAATCTTATCTTTCATTTTTCTTTCATAGATATCAACTATTGAATTTTTATCAACTGTTCTTGTTGCACTTTCTTCTGGAATATCTTTAACATCTTCTGTGCTTTTAGTAGTTTCTACATTTTTTTCTTTTGTTGCTTTTTTTTCTGTTTTTCCTCCTACTATTTCATTTGAAATTTGGTCAAGTGATTCAACTTCTTTTATTTCAGCACTTAATAAAGAAAAGTTAAATAATACTCCTGCTAAAATAAAAAACTTAGTAAATTTGTTCATTGTTTTGTTCTCCTACTATTTAGAATAATTTGGTGCTTCTTTTGTTATTGTTATATCATGTGGGTGGCTTTCTATTAAACCCGCCCCTGTTATTTTAACAAATTTTCCATTGATTTGTAAATCTTTTATTGTTTTAGTTCCACAATACCCCATACCTGCTTTTATTCCACCTGCAAGTTGAAATACAACATCTTTTACAGAACCTTTATATGCAATACGTCCTTCTATTCCTTCTGGAACTAATTTAGAATTATCAACTTCTCCTGCTTGAAAATATCTATCTTTTGAACCTCTTTTCATTGCAGCTATTGAACCCATACCTACATATATTTTAAATCTTCTTCCTTCAAGAATTATTTCTTCTCCTGGTGCTTCTTTTGTTCCTGCAAGTAAACCTCCAAGCATTACACAATCTCCACCAGCTGCTAAAGCTTTAACTATATCTCCAGATAATTTTATTCCTCCATCAGCTATTACACCAATATTTTTATCTTTACAATATTCATATACATCATTTACTGCTGTAAGTTGAGGAACTCCAACCCCTGCTACAACTCTTGTTGTACAAATAGAACCTGGTCCTATTCCAACTTTTACTGCTGCTACCCCTGCTTCAATAAGTTCTTTTGCAGCCTCTGCTGTAACTATATTTCCACCAATTATATCTAAATTTGGGAAATTCTTTTTAATTTCTT
It encodes:
- a CDS encoding HD domain-containing protein gives rise to the protein MKNGNSMLISRVKQVYLYIFSNFNEEWNSEVKKILSKEEFLIFSEMKNYDKIHSYNLYQKVKSNKILSSQEIYLKLALLHDSGKGKAGLFRRIKKVLIGDKILEKHPEIAFEKLKNINFELAKLCLQHHNKDVDEKMKIFQELDDK
- a CDS encoding toxin-antitoxin system YwqK family antitoxin; the protein is MNKFTKFFILAGVLFNFSLLSAEIKEVESLDQISNEIVGGKTEKKATKEKNVETTKSTEDVKDIPEESATRTVDKNSIVDIYERKMKDKIAYKEGSNTPFTGVFGVVIDDKIESYEEYKNGLLDGETAYFAKGKQVKLLSEMYTKGKLNGQQKSYYENGKLKSIVYYSNDKINGIESYDRNGNLLHKSIFQGGTGDWKFYWSNGKVSEEGKYKAWRKDGVWKKYREDGSLDTVIKYDNGRLLSEKWQ